A section of the Apodemus sylvaticus chromosome 10, mApoSyl1.1, whole genome shotgun sequence genome encodes:
- the LOC127694460 gene encoding olfactory receptor 10-like yields MGSFNASLGKGFILVGFSDWPQLELILFIYVLIFYCLTLFGNTTIIALSRMDLRLHTPMYFFLSHLSFLDLCYTTSTVPQLLVNIEGQDHTITYGRCVAQLFSVLALGSTESMLLVVMAFDRYAAVCRPLLYTTIMHPLLCQALAISSWIAGLVNSLIQTGLMMAMPLCRYRLNHFFCEMPVFLKLACKDTAGTEAKMFVARAIILVFPATLILGSYTHIARAVLKVKSISGRRKAFGTCGSHLLVVSMFYGSTIYTYLQPNDSYSENEGKFVALFYTIVTPMLNPLIYTLRNKDVKGALWKVLRRGTDSRL; encoded by the coding sequence ATGGGAAGCTTTAATGCCAGTTTGGGAAAAGGCTTCATTTTGGTGGGCTTCTCAGACTGGCCTCAGCTAGAACTCATTCTTTTTATCTATGTTTTGATTTTCTACTGTTTAACTCTCTTTGGTAACACCACCATCATCGCGCTTTCCCGAATGGACCTTCGattgcacacacccatgtacttcttcctctcccacctctccttCCTGGACCTCTGCTACACCACCAGCACCGTGCCCCAGCTCCTGGTCAATATTGAGGGACAGGATCATACCATCACCTATGGAAGGTGTGTGGCCCAGCTGTTCAGTGTCCTTGCCCTGGGCTCCACAGAGAGTATGCTTCTAGTGGTCATGGCCTTTGACCGCTATGCGGCTGTGTGCCGTCCACTCCTCTACACAACCATTATGCACCCTCTTCTGTGCCAGGCTTTGGCTATCTCATCATGGATAGCAGGCCTCGTAAACTCTCTGATCCAGACAGGTCTCATGATGGCCATGCCTCTCTGCAGGTATCGACTGAATCATTTCTTCTGTGAGATGCCTGTGTTCCTCAAGTTGGCTTGCAAGGATACAGCTGGAACAGAGGCCAAGATGTTTGTGGCAAGAGCCATCATCTTGGTTTTCCCCGCGACACTGATTCTAGGATCGTATACACACATTGCCAGGGCTGTATTGAAGGTCAAGTCAATATCTGGCCGCAGAAAAGCTTTTGGGACATGTGGATCACACCTCCTTGTGGTTTCTATGTTTTATGGCTCAACCATCTACACGTACTTGCAACCAAATGACAGTTATTCTGAGAATGAGGGAAAGTTTGTTGCCCTTTTTTATACTATAGTCACCCCCATGCTCAACCCTCTGATCTATACCCTGAGGAACAAGGATGTAAAGGGGGCTCTGTGGAAGGTGTTACGGAGAGGCACAGACTCcaggttgtaa
- the LOC127694323 gene encoding olfactory receptor 10-like: MGGFNKSLEGGFILVGFSDWPELELIFFIHILIFYSITLIGNTTIITLSRMDHRLHTPMYFFLSHLSFLDLCFTTNTVPQLLINLHGLDRTISYGGCVTQLFMFLALGSTESVLLVVMAFDRYAAVCRPLHYMTIMHPLLCKALAIASWVGGFLNSLIQTGLMMAMPLCGHRLNHFFCELPVFLKLACEDTGGTETKMFVARVVIVPVPAILILGSYIQIARAVLKVKSVAARRKAAGTCGSHLLVVSLFYGPAIYTHLQPKDSYSESKGKFVALFYTIVTPMLNPLIYTLRNKDVKGALWKVLGRSAATG; the protein is encoded by the coding sequence ATGGGAGGCTTTAACAAGAGTTTAGAAGGAGGCTTCATTTTGGTGGGTTTCTCAGACTGGCCTGAATTAGAACTCATcttctttattcatattttgattttctactcTATAACTCTCATTGGcaacaccaccatcatcactctcTCCCGAATGGATCATCGattgcacacacccatgtacttcttcctctcccacctctccttCCTGGACCTTTGCTTTACCACCAACACTGTGCCCCAGCTCCTCATCAACCTCCATGGACTTGACAGGACCATCAGCTATGGAGGGTGTGTCACCCAGCTGTTCATGTTTCTTGCTCTGGGATCCACAGAGAGTGTTCTCCTGGTGGTGATGGCCTTTGACCGCTATGCTGCGGTGTGTCGCCCACTGCACTACATGACCATCATGCACCCCCTCCTCTGCAAGGCATTGGCCATTGCTTCCTGGGTAGGAGGCTTCTTGAACTCTCTGATTCAAACAGGCCTCATGATGGCCATGCCACTCTGTGGACACCGACTGAATCACTTCTTCTGTGAGTTGCCTGTGTTCCTCAAGTTGGCCTGTGAGGACACAGGAGGAACAGAGACCAAGATGTTTGTGGCCAGAGTGGTGATTGTTCCAGTGCCTGCCATTCTCATTCTGGGCTCCTATATACAGATTGCTAGGGCAGTGCTGAAGGTCAAGTCAGTGGCTGCACGCAGAAAGGCTGCTGGGACTTGTGGCTCCCACCTCCTGGTGGTGTCTCTGTTCTATGGTCCAGCCATTTACACACACTTACAACCCAAGGACAGCTATTCTGAGAGCAAGGGGAAGTTTGTGGCCCTTTTTTATACTATTGTCACCCCCATGCTCAATCCTCTGATCTATACCCTGAGGAACAAGGATGTGAAGGGGGCTCTGTGGAAGGTGCTAGGAAGATCTGCAGCCACAGGGTAG